In Xiphophorus maculatus strain JP 163 A chromosome 2, X_maculatus-5.0-male, whole genome shotgun sequence, one genomic interval encodes:
- the LOC102233472 gene encoding galanin receptor type 2-like, translating into MAVPNTYGVIFACVCGVILGIGFCANLLAFSLFAKKNTLRKNRLDILLLSMTLADFLTLLLIPFTLHSAVSHSWPLGDISCKVYQFLLAFSLAASTYSLCAVSMTRAMIITNPYQPPTMDLVILMFVLVWALSFFISLPLRMFATKESLNPSLANFSFCLPTIHEHHYQVVISQFVLYYFIPMLVIAFNYVRLALFLHKSPVMSVSSARNTRRASVLVFLAAATFSVCWLPGYVLELCVYLGLYRHGRAWETFYFICTMLQYLHPCINPVLYVLLSKRYHHRRAAWLFSCSRNRVQPQVTSVTTDSF; encoded by the coding sequence ATGGCCGTTCCCAACACGTATGGGGTGATCTTTGCTTGTGTCTGCGGAGTGATCCTGGGCATTGGTTTCTGTGCCAACCTGCTGGCTTTCTCCTTGTTTGCCAAGAAAAACACACTGCGTAAGAATCGCCTGGACATCCTTCTTCTCAGCATGACTCTGGCTGATTTCCTAACCCTCCTCCTCATCCCCTTCACTCTGCACTCCGCTGTAAGTCACTCTTGGCCTCTGGGCGACATCTCTTGCAAGGTCTACCAGTTCCTGCTGGCGTTCAGCCTGGCGGCGAGCACGTACTCTCTGTGCGCCGTTTCCATGACTCGAGCCATGATCATCACCAACCCGTACCAGCCTCCCACCATGGACCTGGTCATCCTCATGTTTGTCTTGGTCTGGGCCCTGAGTTTCTTCATCAGCCTGCCTCTGCGAATGTTTGCCACCAAGGAAAGTCTGAACCCGAGCCTGGCAAACTTCAGCTTCTGTCTTCCAACCATTCATGAGCACCACTACCAAGTGGTCATAAGCCAGTTCGTGCTTTATTACTTTATTCCAATGCTGGTCATCGCCTTCAACTACGTTCGCCTGGCACTCTTTCTCCACAAGAGCCCCGTAATGTCGGTGTCCAGTGCCAGGAACACCCGTAGAGCCTCTGTCTTGGTGTTTTTGGCTGCTGCTACTTTCTCCGTATGCTGGCTGCCTGGATATGTGCTGGAGCTGTGCGTGTACCTGGGACTGTACCGCCACGGACGGGCTTGGGAGACGTTTTACTTCATTTGCACCATGCTGCAGTACCTGCACCCCTGCATCAACCCGGTGCTCTATGTGCTGCTGTCCAAACGCTACCACCACAGGAGGGCAGCCTGGctcttcagctgcagcaggaacagAGTGCAGCCGCAGGTCACCAGCGTCACCACGGACAGCTTCTGA
- the LOC102233212 gene encoding parathyroid hormone-related protein-like codes for MFALVLLHQWSLAVFLLCFPVTFEGRTADVLINRTRRSVSHAQLLHDKSRSIQEYRRRTWLQELLEEVHTAGEHVPPAQSRTQSQVFSGSSLQQKPQGASKDLLERVNLDGAVPHLTQETNKAAAYKEHDLKVATKRKKKVRLGRRRENEKKRRRARAAIGKGP; via the exons ATGTTTGCTTTAGTGCTGCTTCACCAGTGGAGTCTGGCTGTGTTTTTGCTCTGCTTCCCAGTGACTTTTGAAGGGAGAACAGCTGATGTGCTCATTAACAGAAC GAGAAGGTCAGTgagccacgcccagctgctgcATGACAAGAGCCGCTCCATCCAGGAGTACAGGCGCCGCACGTGGCTacaggagctgctggaggaggtGCACACGGCCGGGGAGCACGTTCCACCTGCGCAGAGCCGGACCCAGAGCCAAGTGTTCAGTGGGAGCAGCCTACAACAGAAGCCCCAAGGGGCCAGCAAGGACCTCCTAGAGAGGGTAAACCTGGACGGGGCGGTTCCCCACCTCACCCAGGAGACCAACAAAGCCGCGGCCTACAAGGAGCACGACCTTAAAGTTGCCaccaagaggaaaaaaaaggtccGGTTAGGGCGACGGAGAGAGAACGaaaagaagaggagaagagCCCGTGCCGCCATTGGGAAGGGGCCGTGA